Below is a genomic region from Altererythrobacter sp. Root672.
CGCGTCGACGGTGCCGAACTCGGTCACCAGCAGCGCCAGCCCTTTGCCCAGCGCCACGTCGGCCTTGTCGCGCAAGCCCTGGCGGTGGGTGCCGGCGTAGTAGTGCAGCGTATAGGCGGTGTTGGTGAACGGCAGCGGATCGGCGGCGGCGCTGTCGACGTCCTGGCTCCAACTCGGAGAGCCGGCGATCACGAGGTTGTCGGGATCGATCGCCCGGATCGCGCCGATGACCTGCAGATGATAGGGCTTCACGTCGCGCGACCAGTCGACCCCGTCGCGCAAAGGCTCGTTCCAGGTCTCGTAGATCAGATTGGGTAAGTGGCCGTATTTGCGGGCGATGGCGGTGAGGAATTTTTCGGCCTCGTCGGGAAAGGCATGGTGCGCGTGCCAGTCGACGATCACGTAGAGCCCGTTCGCCACTGCTGCGTCGATCACTCGGCTAGCCTTGTCGAACTCGCGGTCGAAGTGCTGGCGGGCGCCGTCGTTGCCTTCTGCCGCGATGGCCGCGCGGACCACGTCGACTTGCCAGTCCTTGGCCAGCCAGTCGATCGTCTCGCCGGTGTAGTACTGCGGCGCCCATTGCGACCAGAACAGGCTCATGCCGCGCATCACGAAAGGTTCGCCGTGTTGGTCGACGATCTGGCCGTCCTTGACCGACAGCGCGCCGTGGTTCGCGACAGGGCTGCCCGCAGGCTGAGCGGCTGCCGGCAGTGCGAGTGACAGCAGGCAAAGCGAGGCCAGCCAGCCGAGCGCGCGGGTCCACTGCATCACTTCCCCCTTGTCCGATCGTTTTCTCAAGGCATGATGCCGCAATGGGACGGGGAATTGTAGCGCTAACACTACTGGCGT
It encodes:
- a CDS encoding glycoside hydrolase family 5 protein, with translation MQWTRALGWLASLCLLSLALPAAAQPAGSPVANHGALSVKDGQIVDQHGEPFVMRGMSLFWSQWAPQYYTGETIDWLAKDWQVDVVRAAIAAEGNDGARQHFDREFDKASRVIDAAVANGLYVIVDWHAHHAFPDEAEKFLTAIARKYGHLPNLIYETWNEPLRDGVDWSRDVKPYHLQVIGAIRAIDPDNLVIAGSPSWSQDVDSAAADPLPFTNTAYTLHYYAGTHRQGLRDKADVALGKGLALLVTEFGTVDATGDGPLDYAESELWWDWAERNCVGWMAWSIGDRDESSASLKPGTPVAGWGESDLTDSGKLLRQKLRSAAERKAACHGPGASIR